From the genome of Danio aesculapii chromosome 16, fDanAes4.1, whole genome shotgun sequence, one region includes:
- the aste1a gene encoding protein asteroid homolog 1: MGVQGLKTYIESSSRNDLKSWAFRDNQLIIDGCNLFHSLCFDSNLDQMHGGDYDTFEKVVRQFFENLSACDVHPYVVIDGGDDHTDKKWDTLVTRKQKKIKDAYDLSVGKRRHVLPLLSEKVFKQVLKKLKVPLVQTLEEADWEIAALAEEWNCPVLSNDSDFYIFNLRAGLLPITHFHWRRVRVNRKTNQKFISSKHFIARKFCKSFNMNVSLLPVFASILGNDYVKLPNIKNRDWERYSNPGAENPQIDGLLNWLSQFPGPDEAISALLKLTRNKTKAQEELSHGIQDYKLVPGSLAQIFSSTKVPRKISTGPLQVLPRWTLRPILDGKMCSFIINVLLHNRASLNAQVEDFQLPSANETSLHIRQVFYGLLLLGEQQTPGKRESVTGTSKRYVVEYSRQQIKLSSENVEAIQTKATKGLRLETLYQEPHAVRLQVILDTLGVSCEMLKGTPDALQLQMFVTRYWLVNAEPQPCRVHLWGLLLGMVYGKLSSSPNAQKDMLSRLRVKVSRKGGSVDVDVAHAYSQWQSCLKCSLNLNCLLSFPLTEPDCACLYRGSLVHQAVAELRRGISLEALLVKGSSAERIFKQLKDIIVSLVGDDFIKKMRSGLEHRDAGKTKRASKGQKDELDVYFEHLMNESTDSEDEELLDGRKSKAKNHLMEMPVCPIRARHKAKARNARHPGKKYERRCFE, translated from the exons ATGGGAGTCCAAGGACTGAAGACCTAcattgaaagcagcagcaggaATGATTTAAAGAGCTGGGCTTTTAGAGACAATCAGCTAATTATTGATGGATGCAATTTATTTCACTCCCTGTGTTTCGACTCCAATCTGGATCAGATGCACGGAGGAGACTATGATACCTTCGAGAAAGTGGTCAGACAGTTCTTCGAGAACCTTTCAGCATGTGATGTTCACCCATACGTTGTGATTGATGGCGGGGATGATCACACTGACAAAAAATGGGACACCCTCGTGACACgaaaacagaagaaaataaaGGATGCCTATGACCTGTCTGTGGGGAAGAGACGGCATGTCCTTCCTCTTCTCTCTGAAAAGGTGTTCAAACAAGTCCTCAAGAAGCTCAAGGTACCGCTGGTTCAGACTCTTGAAGAGGCCGATTGGGAAATTGCAGCATTGGCAGAAGAATGGAATTGTCCAGTTTTGTCCAACGACAGTGACTTCTACATATTCAACCTCAGGGCAGGACTTCTGCCAATCACACATTTCCACTGGAGAAGAGTGAGAGTGAacagaaaaacaaaccaaaaattcATCTCAAGCAAGCATTTCATTGCACGAAAATTCTGCAAATCCTTCAATATGAACGTCAGCCTTCTTCCGGTCTTCGCTTCCATCTTAGGCAACGATTATGTGAAGCTCCCAAATATCAAGAACCGGGATTGGGAGAGGTACTCGAATCCTGGCGCTGAGAATCCTCAAATTGATGGGCTGCTTAACTGGTTATCCCAGTTTCCAGGGCCAGACGAAGCTATAAGCGCTTTGCTGAAGCTAACAAGAAACAAAACCAAAGCCCAGGAAGAACTTTCCCATGGAATACAAGATTACAAGCTCGTCCCTGGTTCTCTTGCCCAAATTTTTAGCTCAACTAAGGTTCCACGAAAAATATCCACAGGCCCTCTACAAGTTCTGCCTAGATGGACCTTGAGACCCATACTTGATGGAAAGATGTGCTCCTTTATTATCAATGTACTGCTACATAATAGAGCTTCCTTGAATGCCCAAGTTGAAGATTTTCAACTCCCAAGTGCCAATGAAACTTCTCTTCACATACGCCAAGTGTTTTACGGCTTACTGTTGTTGGGAGAACAACAGACACCGGGTAAACGAGAGTCAGTCACCGGCACAAGCAAACGCTATGTTGTTGAATATAGCAGACAGCAAATAAAACTAAGCAGTGAGAACGTCGAAGCCATACAGACGAAGGCGACAAAAGGACTTCGACTGGAAACATTATACCAG GAGCCACACGCTGTGCGACTTCAGGTGATCCTGGACACTTTGGGTGTTTCGTGTGAGATGTTAAAAGGGACCCCAGATGCTCTACAGCTGCAGATGTTTGTGACAAGGTACTGGTTGGTAAACGCAGAACCACAGCCGTGCCGAGTGCATCTTTGGGGGCTGCTACTGGGAATGGTTTATGGAAAGCTCAGCAGTTCACCTAATGCACAAAAAG ACATGCTGTCGAGACTGAGAGTAAAAGTTAGTCGAAAAGGAGGCTCTGTGGATGTTGATGTCGCTCATGCTTACAGCCAGTGGCAGTCCTGTCTGAAGTGCAGCCTCAATCTCAACTGTCTGCTGTCTTTTCCACTCACTGAACCAGACTGCGCATG tctTTACCGTGGTTCCCTGGTGCATCAGGCTGTAGCAGAGCTCAGGAGAGGCATCAGTCTGGAGGCTCTGCTGGTCAAGGGTTCCAGTGCTGAGCGTATCTTCAAACAGCTCAAGGACATCATCGTGAGCTTAGTGGGAGACGACTTCATCAAGAAGATGAGGAGTGGACTAGAACACAGAGACGCTGGGAAAACAAAGAGAGCCTCCAAAGGCCAGAAGGATGAGCTGGACGTTTACTTTGAACATCTGATGAACGAGAGCACCGACAGTGAAGACGAGGAGCTTTTAGATGGGAGGAAGAGCAAGGCCAAGAATCACCTGATGGAGATGCCAGTGTGTCCTATCCGTGCCAGACACAAGGCTAAAGCTCGCAATGCTCGTCATCCCGGCAAAAAATATGAGAGAAGATGCTTCGAGTAG